The nucleotide sequence CTCTACCGCACGGGATACAATGGGGAGTTCCTGGGAGTGGGAGGGACGTGGAACCTCAATGAGGAGAAGAACCCCGATGCTGAGATCGTCGCCTCCGGAGTTATCGTGGGCTACCTCATCTACACTCTGGTGCAGGTCGTCACGTATCTCTTTGGCACAACTGAACATAAGAGGTCGGTATTTCTGTTTTTGTGAGCAACATACGTACGTATGTAGCATATGTTTCCTAAATAACTGCTGTACTTAAATAACTTTTGCTGATATAGTAGACTTTATGAAGCATACcaaatatacgtataataaaagttGACATTTTAAAGAATCGTAGACTGCTACGGATTTTAAATTGAGCTGACTAAGGTGATTGGATACTTTTTTAATCCATCATTTGCTccattgggataaaacaggaattgatatccaggcgaagccgggacggagCGTCTAGTAGATTATAAATGATGAACTCGTTAAAGTGTTGCGAGTATATATACTACAAGTTTTTTGAATCATCCCTTCATTATTTACCAATTCTAAAAACCGCACCAAAAGTTATGTCCcttcaacattattttttctattcttacaatgtaaataatcttCGTTTTGACAAATTATCACGTCGCAAAATAATGGCGGATACGTCTAAAATCtcttatttaacaatatttataatccacACGCTTCCTCTGAATGTGTTAAATGGAAAAGTATATGACGGAAGGTGCtcatatataattgatttcttCCCGCCCGCCTGTTCACACCGGTTTCGTTACTTTTACCCTTTTTATGGTTAATTCCagattacatttttcttttattgccCGCGATTAAAAATCTATCGTTTTTCTTCGCCTTTATGCAATGCTAAACTTAATACAATACGAAtaaatctgtactaatattataagaaggtagcttgtaaataagaaaaaaagaagGCATGTTTATACACACCATatcacatatacataaaaaacaatagaagACACTTTCGAAGAtacttaaacataatatactgtTGAAAAAAGATTAAGTTTGAAGCATTCTGGATACTACTACGTactatttctgttttaattcTCAAACATtactacaatataattaatttataacgttCCAGGGCTCTATCAGAAATAGTGATGAACTTCGTGGGCGTGTTCCTGTGGCTGGCCGTGGGCGCCGTGGCGCTGCACTACTGGGGCGGCTACCAGGGGGAGCACCAGTTCCAGTTCGTCTTTGCAGAAAAACAAGTGCGTatgatggatttttttattattcaattaattaaacaattattaaaataccagTTTTCTCAGTAAAGAGGGACAGATCAGGGTATTTcccacatttattatttttcgattttataattttcggatttgttatttatgtccGCACTCAACTTTccgatttgtatgaaattacaTACAGAGATAGTTCGTTAACACataaagactttatttttatctttgtattacatttattacactcgatgtattaaaaaaattaaattcagatTTAGTTTTGGCGCTAAaagtctatatatttatatttttaagcacTCAGTGACACTCTCACGACTAAGACGAATCTCTAGAGATCACACACGTAAAAAATACGAGAAGTCGTTAAAGCACTAGAATCAAAGGCGTGCCAAGGTTCGTTGCTCGTTCTGTCGCAGTTtagtaaaaatttgtttggtgcttaattttacaataaaacacaatctCAAAAACATCGAACTCTTTCCAGGTCGGGTTAGCAGTTGGAGCCTTGTGCGTGATCCAGGGCGCCGTCTACCTCCTCGACACAGCACTATCCGTGATACATTTCTCCAAAGAGATGTAACTTAAGCCTTAGTTAGCTCTAAGTTAAGTTCAAGTTATGTTTCAGCTCTCAGTTGAAGACATGAGAGGAATAAACGATAATTAatcgattattttataagtgacGAAAATATTTTGGgaattat is from Zerene cesonia ecotype Mississippi chromosome 15, Zerene_cesonia_1.1, whole genome shotgun sequence and encodes:
- the LOC119832169 gene encoding protein snakeskin gives rise to the protein MVSVQTIATIVVKVFKIVLNIIIVVLYRTGYNGEFLGVGGTWNLNEEKNPDAEIVASGVIVGYLIYTLVQVVTYLFGTTEHKRALSEIVMNFVGVFLWLAVGAVALHYWGGYQGEHQFQFVFAEKQVGLAVGALCVIQGAVYLLDTALSVIHFSKEM